The proteins below are encoded in one region of Methanofollis aquaemaris:
- a CDS encoding NosD domain-containing protein, translating to MEKVPPIRRNIVFFGVLLAVLVCLVLPVTGGEEGAGLFETLAPPEPPANITNATTPALNLALAADPPTGPVPLTVRFSGAAAGLAVDLWTWTVDGVAAAGNESDFTHTFLEPGTHVVGLTAVNESASVTNTTAVDINVTAAPAPAAAPVVALADPPPGTHPRDWYVSPVPGTGNPHSYENITGLLAITDLGEGDTVHVWGAENHTYEGGITIDALNVTVQRWEGSPVQPLITNTSHTAPTFTVTADNATFLDLDISGNRLKYDNSRGAGIHAAGDPGTPLKCLTITDCTFAGNAVERNTTRGGAFYTEYVDDLQVEGTAFRGNFVAGGPGGGAYVWRCENATFTDTGFISNRAMAPYGGGAYFNESRNAAFTNVTFFDNYVWGSAGGARFEHCDAATFTDTVFIDNEVLASYGGADFEHCDALTLTNTSFLNNKAWSDGGGARFSGCANAILTNTTFTGNTATKWSGGGAIFGGCDNLTITSASFTDNSARHGGGANIGGCENATITSTAFTDNSALFGGGAYFGGCDAAAIVSSLFTNNTASQEGGGACFSECTDVMLTTTIFANNTAGQGGGAGFEECTAVMLTNCHLDNPTNIYASKSTAVLNTTRTPGTNIEGGPYLGGNLWLQDPEQNISEWCADADFDGICDQALTINNSHFGSEADGNRIFGIDHLPLVYGGTIPINATPSADGAFVFVDGTNTARTANNTFYLPVGDHLISVHKNGYLPGEKSVTIVPGENDPLTFDLTEITHPMNWYISPPGGIGNYTNISAIPGIGTGDIIHLWGVENYAYEGGIVIDAPNVTVQRWEGSPVQPLITNTSHTAPTFTVTADNATFRDLNISGNRLESGNGAGINAIGDPGTPLTGLTIIDCTFAGNAVEGDTTCGGAVSAEYVDDLLVKGTTFTGNSARGPGGGAYINMCENATLTSTAFTDNTAMEEGGGIYFSDSRNAVCINATLTTNHAGQGAGAYFENCDAATLTDTKFSGNTAWADGGGARFSSCDAATITNNTFLNNIAWRGGGAGFGGCTGVMLANCRFDNPTNIYAYGSTAVLNTTRTPGTNIGGGPYLGGNLWLRDPNQNISEWGTDADFDGICDQALTIQGLGTDHLPLVYGGTVPINATPSADGAFVFVDGTNTSRTANNTFYLPVGDHLISVQKEGCVPSVKSVTIIPGENDPLTFDLAEIIHPMNWYVSRFVGGGNFTSLLEITDLGEGDTVHIWGVEGHTYNGGFIIDKPNVTIRRWEGSPVRPLITNTSRTAPAFTVTADNATFCGLNISGNRLESGNGAGIHAAGATAENPLVRLTITDCTFAGNEVSWIHGSSPSYASGGALYAEYVDDLQVEGTVFTGNSALANSGGAYVHSCHNATVTTTSFTNNTAMWYGGGACFSLCDAATLTTTTFTNNTARLGGGGAYVHSCHNATITTTTFTNNTARLVGGGGAYIGLCENGVIANCRFDNPTNIHAYGSTAVLNTTRTPGTNIAGGPYLGGNLWLRDPNQNISEWGTDADFDGICDQNLTIDGLGTDHLPLMYDGDRGTALIRASALGGFVYVDGVNTTRTADFFATRATAVAAHTPPSGAFFLPAGTHTVEVVGATTYGRAVVEISAGTTERVTVEVGEVDVRGYAAPRQGSAPLNVSFDTGFTGPAPDRIVWTFGEGNESSPCYWPFHTYEKAGTYIATLTAGWGEGSDLVRLVRTVEIVVGMPDPGPGPGPEPVLYLSATEGNAPFTVGVNVGSAGTPERWRLDLGDGRAINGTTPAEINRSVTYDTPGTYLLTLTVSTGEATNATTRTVTVLAPPAADFNVSPVKGNAPLDVAFTDRSTGDISARSWDFGDGATSTDLNPAHRYEQAGTYTVRLTVSNAYGASTAEQTVIVSTPRSNEGRSTTSAGGRSTASSGSAGKIPAGGTASLTLPNSAIYEVRVTAGEEIPEVMITVGKTSRPGDVDAPAGSVYEYAEVTLYRTTDDAIEGAVFSFSVPKTWLDEHGLDPADVVLYRYHDGEWQPLSTEVVREDETSWHFSARSPGFSLFAIGGEPSAVETPVMTPAAPADTVETLTTPPAAAGPTPPNTPTPFPSMLLVVGGALALLLVAVVVRRMR from the coding sequence ATGGAAAAAGTCCCCCCTATTCGAAGAAATATAGTATTTTTCGGAGTACTGCTCGCGGTCCTGGTCTGTCTCGTCCTGCCGGTCACCGGTGGCGAGGAGGGTGCAGGGCTGTTTGAAACACTTGCGCCACCCGAACCGCCTGCGAACATCACGAACGCCACCACCCCGGCGTTGAACCTCGCGCTCGCCGCCGACCCGCCCACCGGTCCGGTACCGCTCACGGTCAGGTTCTCGGGTGCGGCCGCGGGTCTTGCGGTCGACCTCTGGACCTGGACGGTCGACGGCGTCGCGGCGGCCGGGAACGAGTCGGACTTCACCCACACGTTCCTTGAGCCCGGTACCCACGTCGTCGGCCTCACCGCCGTCAACGAGAGCGCGTCTGTCACAAACACCACCGCGGTCGATATCAACGTCACCGCCGCACCCGCCCCGGCGGCCGCTCCGGTGGTTGCCCTCGCCGACCCCCCTCCGGGCACGCACCCGAGAGACTGGTACGTCTCCCCGGTACCCGGCACCGGCAACCCCCACTCGTATGAGAACATCACCGGTCTCCTGGCGATCACCGATCTCGGCGAGGGCGACACCGTCCACGTCTGGGGCGCGGAGAACCACACCTACGAGGGAGGGATCACCATCGACGCACTGAATGTCACCGTACAACGCTGGGAGGGATCGCCCGTCCAGCCGCTCATCACCAACACCTCGCACACCGCCCCGACCTTCACCGTCACCGCGGACAACGCCACCTTCCTCGACCTCGACATCTCGGGGAACCGGTTGAAGTATGATAATAGCCGCGGCGCCGGGATCCATGCCGCCGGAGATCCAGGAACCCCTCTGAAGTGCCTCACTATCACCGACTGCACCTTTGCCGGGAACGCGGTTGAAAGGAACACTACACGCGGCGGTGCGTTCTACACCGAGTATGTCGACGACCTCCAGGTAGAGGGGACGGCATTCCGCGGCAACTTTGTAGCAGGGGGGCCTGGCGGCGGGGCATATGTATGGAGATGTGAGAACGCCACGTTCACCGACACCGGCTTCATCTCCAACCGCGCAATGGCCCCCTATGGTGGCGGGGCATACTTCAATGAGTCGAGGAACGCGGCGTTTACCAACGTCACATTCTTCGATAACTACGTATGGGGATCCGCCGGCGGGGCACGCTTCGAGCACTGCGACGCCGCCACCTTCACCGACACCGTCTTCATCGACAACGAGGTACTGGCGAGTTACGGTGGGGCAGACTTCGAGCACTGCGACGCCCTCACTCTCACCAACACCTCATTCCTCAACAACAAGGCGTGGTCGGACGGCGGTGGGGCACGCTTCAGTGGGTGCGCGAATGCCATCCTCACCAACACCACCTTCACCGGCAACACAGCAACAAAGTGGTCCGGCGGCGGTGCAATCTTTGGGGGATGTGATAATCTCACCATCACCAGCGCCTCTTTCACCGACAACAGCGCACGACACGGAGGCGGCGCAAACATCGGCGGGTGCGAGAATGCCACCATCACCTCCACCGCCTTCACCGACAACAGCGCACTCTTCGGTGGCGGCGCATACTTCGGGGGGTGCGATGCCGCGGCCATCGTCTCTTCCCTCTTCACCAACAACACCGCCAGCCAGGAAGGCGGCGGGGCATGCTTCTCGGAGTGTACAGATGTCATGCTCACCACCACCATATTTGCCAACAACACCGCAGGCCAGGGCGGCGGGGCAGGCTTTGAGGAGTGTACGGCCGTCATGCTCACCAACTGCCACCTCGACAACCCCACCAACATCTATGCATCTAAATCCACCGCCGTCCTCAACACCACCCGCACTCCCGGCACGAACATCGAGGGTGGTCCGTACCTCGGCGGCAACCTCTGGCTCCAGGATCCAGAACAGAACATCTCTGAGTGGTGTGCGGACGCCGACTTCGACGGCATCTGCGACCAGGCACTGACCATCAACAACAGCCACTTTGGCAGCGAAGCCGACGGCAACAGAATCTTCGGTATCGACCATCTCCCGCTGGTGTACGGCGGGACGATCCCGATCAACGCCACTCCCTCTGCCGACGGCGCCTTCGTCTTCGTCGACGGCACGAACACCGCCCGCACCGCGAACAATACCTTCTACCTGCCGGTCGGGGACCACCTTATTTCGGTACATAAGAATGGCTATCTCCCCGGCGAGAAGTCGGTCACCATTGTCCCTGGCGAGAACGATCCCCTCACCTTCGACCTCACCGAGATCACGCACCCGATGAACTGGTACATCTCCCCGCCAGGTGGCATAGGGAACTACACGAACATCTCCGCGATCCCCGGGATCGGCACAGGCGACATCATTCACCTCTGGGGGGTGGAGAACTATGCCTATGAGGGCGGAATCGTCATCGACGCACCGAACGTCACCGTACAACGCTGGGAGGGATCGCCCGTCCAGCCGCTCATCACCAACACCTCACACACCGCCCCGACCTTCACCGTCACTGCGGACAACGCCACCTTCCGCGACCTCAACATCTCCGGGAACCGGCTGGAGAGCGGCAACGGGGCCGGGATCAATGCCATCGGAGATCCGGGAACCCCTCTGACGGGCCTCACCATCATTGACTGCACCTTTGCCGGGAACGCGGTTGAAGGGGACACGACATGCGGCGGTGCGGTCTCTGCCGAATATGTCGACGACCTCCTGGTGAAGGGGACGACGTTCACCGGCAACAGTGCAAGAGGGCCCGGCGGCGGGGCATACATCAACATGTGCGAGAACGCCACGCTCACTTCCACCGCCTTCACCGACAACACCGCAATGGAGGAGGGCGGCGGGATATACTTCAGTGATTCGAGGAACGCGGTGTGTATCAACGCCACGCTCACCACCAATCACGCAGGCCAGGGTGCCGGGGCATATTTCGAGAACTGCGATGCCGCCACGCTCACCGACACCAAATTCTCCGGCAACACTGCATGGGCGGACGGCGGCGGGGCACGATTCTCTTCGTGCGATGCCGCTACTATCACCAACAACACCTTCCTCAATAACATCGCATGGCGCGGCGGCGGTGCGGGCTTTGGAGGATGTACGGGCGTCATGCTCGCCAACTGCCGCTTCGACAACCCCACCAACATCTATGCATATGGTTCCACCGCTGTCCTCAACACCACCCGCACTCCTGGCACGAACATCGGGGGCGGTCCGTACCTCGGCGGCAACCTCTGGCTGCGTGACCCCAACCAGAATATCTCAGAATGGGGAACAGACGCCGACTTCGACGGCATCTGCGACCAGGCACTGACCATCCAGGGCCTCGGCACCGACCATCTGCCGCTGGTGTACGGCGGGACGGTCCCGATCAACGCCACGCCCTCTGCCGACGGCGCCTTCGTCTTCGTCGACGGCACGAACACCAGCCGCACCGCGAACAATACCTTCTACCTCCCGGTCGGGGACCACCTTATTTCGGTGCAGAAGGAGGGCTGCGTCCCCAGCGTGAAGTCGGTCACCATCATCCCCGGCGAGAACGATCCCCTCACTTTCGACCTCGCTGAGATTATCCACCCGATGAACTGGTATGTCTCCAGGTTCGTAGGCGGCGGGAACTTCACCAGTCTCCTGGAGATCACCGATCTCGGTGAAGGCGACACCGTCCATATCTGGGGCGTGGAGGGTCACACCTACAACGGCGGGTTTATCATCGACAAACCGAACGTGACCATTCGACGCTGGGAGGGCTCGCCTGTCCGGCCGCTCATCACCAACACATCGCGCACTGCCCCGGCCTTCACCGTCACTGCGGACAACGCAACGTTTTGCGGCCTCAACATCTCCGGGAACCGGCTGGAGAGCGGCAACGGGGCCGGGATCCATGCCGCAGGTGCGACCGCTGAAAACCCCCTGGTGCGCCTCACCATCACCGACTGCACCTTTGCCGGCAACGAGGTGAGCTGGATCCATGGATCCTCTCCGTCCTATGCATCCGGCGGTGCGCTCTACGCCGAGTATGTCGACGACCTCCAGGTGGAGGGGACGGTGTTCACCGGCAACAGCGCACTGGCGAACAGCGGCGGCGCATACGTACATAGTTGCCATAACGCCACGGTCACCACCACCTCCTTCACCAACAACACGGCGATGTGGTACGGCGGTGGGGCATGCTTCTCGTTGTGCGATGCTGCCACGCTTACCACCACCACCTTCACCAACAACACCGCAAGACTTGGGGGCGGCGGCGCATACGTACATAGTTGCCATAACGCCACCATCACCACCACTACCTTCACCAACAATACCGCAAGACTTGTTGGGGGCGGCGGCGCATACATTGGGCTGTGCGAAAATGGGGTAATTGCCAACTGTCGCTTTGACAACCCCACCAACATTCATGCATATGGTTCCACCGCCGTCCTCAACACCACCCGCACTCCTGGCACGAACATCGCGGGCGGTCCGTATCTGGGCGGCAACCTCTGGCTGCGTGACCCCAACCAGAATATCTCAGAATGGGGAACAGACGCCGACTTCGACGGCATCTGCGACCAGAACCTGACTATCGACGGCCTCGGCACCGACCACCTCCCGCTGATGTACGACGGGGACCGCGGGACGGCGCTGATCCGCGCCTCCGCTCTCGGTGGATTCGTCTATGTCGACGGGGTGAACACCACCCGGACCGCCGACTTCTTCGCCACCCGTGCGACGGCCGTCGCCGCCCACACCCCGCCCTCGGGCGCCTTCTTCCTCCCGGCCGGCACCCACACCGTCGAGGTGGTCGGGGCGACGACCTACGGACGGGCAGTGGTCGAGATCTCCGCCGGCACGACCGAAAGGGTGACCGTCGAGGTCGGTGAGGTCGATGTCCGGGGCTATGCCGCGCCAAGGCAGGGTTCCGCTCCCCTCAATGTCTCCTTCGACACCGGGTTCACCGGCCCCGCACCCGACCGCATCGTCTGGACCTTCGGCGAGGGCAACGAATCGAGCCCGTGCTACTGGCCGTTTCACACCTACGAGAAGGCCGGGACGTACATCGCCACCCTGACCGCGGGATGGGGAGAAGGGAGCGACCTCGTCCGCCTCGTCCGCACGGTTGAGATCGTCGTCGGCATGCCCGATCCTGGCCCAGGCCCCGGTCCCGAACCCGTCCTCTACCTCTCGGCCACCGAAGGCAACGCTCCCTTCACCGTCGGCGTCAACGTCGGCAGTGCCGGTACGCCTGAAAGGTGGCGCCTCGACCTCGGCGACGGCCGGGCGATCAATGGCACCACACCGGCCGAGATCAACCGGAGCGTCACCTACGATACCCCCGGCACCTACCTGCTCACCCTCACGGTGAGCACCGGCGAGGCCACCAACGCCACCACCAGGACCGTCACCGTCCTCGCACCCCCGGCCGCCGACTTTAACGTCTCGCCGGTCAAAGGCAACGCCCCGCTGGACGTCGCCTTCACCGACAGGTCGACCGGCGATATCAGCGCCCGGTCATGGGACTTCGGCGACGGCGCCACCTCGACCGATCTAAATCCCGCCCACCGTTACGAGCAGGCAGGCACCTACACGGTGCGGTTGACGGTCTCCAACGCCTACGGTGCATCGACTGCAGAACAGACTGTTATTGTCTCTACTCCCCGATCCAACGAAGGCCGTTCGACCACCTCTGCCGGCGGGCGCTCGACCGCCTCGTCCGGGTCGGCAGGGAAGATCCCGGCCGGCGGGACCGCCTCGCTGACGCTCCCGAACTCGGCCATCTACGAAGTCAGGGTGACGGCCGGAGAAGAGATCCCGGAGGTCATGATCACCGTCGGAAAGACCAGTCGGCCCGGCGACGTCGATGCCCCGGCCGGGTCGGTCTACGAGTACGCCGAGGTGACGCTTTACCGCACGACCGACGATGCGATCGAGGGCGCCGTCTTCTCCTTCAGCGTCCCGAAGACGTGGCTCGATGAGCACGGCCTCGATCCGGCCGACGTGGTGCTGTACCGCTACCACGACGGCGAGTGGCAGCCCCTCTCCACCGAGGTCGTCAGGGAGGACGAGACTTCCTGGCACTTCTCGGCCAGGAGTCCGGGCTTCTCGCTCTTCGCGATCGGCGGCGAACCCTCAGCGGTTGAGACCCCGGTGATGACCCCTGCCGCACCGGCGGATACGGTCGAGACGCTGACGACGCCACCGGCGGCGGCAGGCCCGACCCCACCCAATACCCCGACGCCCTTCCCCTCCATGCTGCTCGTCGTCGGCGGGGCGCTCGCCCTCCTCCTCGTCGCGGTGGTGGTCCGGAGGATGAGGTAG